GTGATGATGATTCTTATGATTGTCTTAACTTGATTACTTTCGCGAACAAAGCTCACTTTTGTTTCTTGCaaccatttaaaattatttgaattagaTTTCAGAAAGCATATGGCATCCTTCATGGCAACCATAGGGTCCAAGGTAAGGTTCCAATCAAGTGGGGTCGACTTGAGCACCGAAGACGCCTCCATATGAGATGGAAAGATAATAAGTTGGTCTGGTTACAAAACTGCATGTTAATAATTCTTTAGCTCCTTTAGACTTTGTTTCTTTAAACATGTTCCATTGTCAACATATGCATCGAAGAAGGTGTTATATTTATCATTACATGATAATGTACTTTGGTTCTATTTCACAACAACTAGAATTTAaatgatttttttgtttttttgaatATTGGAAGAATGTAAAtgattcgaaaagtgagaagctTAGTGCAAGTACACAAACATCATGTGATCAGTCAACATTGTGTCTGAAGCTTGTCCTAGCAGTTATTTGATCTTTATTGGACTACACTAATCGTGACAGAAATTATTCATGTGGCAAGCAAGCATGTTTCAACCTTCACATCCTGATTTCAAGATGTGACACATTTTGAATCATGTGTTGACTAATAAGTCAATGTCATGGAGTTTGCCTTTTTGGATGGTACATTTCCTAATCCTACTTGATTTGGTTTTCTATTCGAGTCCTATTGTCCTAAATCCTGAATCCTCTAGTTGTAAATTCAAGTGGCATCTTTTGAGGATTCCAACTGGTCTTGCGCTGATACAAGATGCTGAATTTGATGCAGTCCTCACTCAGATATTTGACAAATATTTTATCCTTCTTATATATTTCATTTTCGaagaaaaaaatctatatatatatatatatatatatgagatcatTTTAAGAGAGAGGAATTCCTCATGATAGCATTGGATGGGTACTACATGCATGATGTGTTATTTTGAGTTACGTTCACGTCACttttcctgtttttttttttttaacgaaaaATTCGAAGTTTCATATTTGCGGTGATAATATAAATAAGGGATCATTTGATGGACTACTCCATTTAATTTCATGTCTCTGTTTTTgtttaaaaatcatatgattttaagtGATCATGGCAAACCAGAAGATGATTGCACTTGAGCCTGACACGCTTGCAACAAAAAGATCATGAACATGGAATGCATGCACCTGTTTTTCCTCCGTTATGATGTGTGTAACACCCTCTGGCCTTGTGATATGTCATCACATGCTATTGGTCCATGCAATGGCCATTTTAATCAGCAATGACATTGCCAAAAGATGCCAAGAGGCAGCCGCATAAAGATCCGTCTAGTCGCCTTTTTCTCCTAACGTCATGGCAAAATCTGATAACTAGCAAATGGTTATATGAGTACTAAGAATGGTACCAAAGATGGagacaagagaaaaaaagaagaaaagtagaGCAGCACGGATAAGAGGGGAGAAAGAACGAGATGAGAGCATAAGCTAGGAAAGATTTTTCCAAAAGATGAGGTGTAACATTCAGTAAAAAAGCTAATAGGCACATCAGATCTTGCCTGGTTTTTTTGTTTCATTGGAGCAGGTGAAGAGAGTGGGAGGAAAAGGTGGAGCGAGTGGGGACTATTTGGAAGTACTGTTTGTAAATTTTCTCTTCAGAAGCACTGCTGAGAATTTTGTCATCTGAGAAGTAGACACAAGTAATAATAGCAGGATATTGTTTCTTCGGTTAGTAGCAGGggacccccctccctctccctgagGACCTTTTCTACTATTGCCTCCCACTATCATTTATCACCATCTGAGTagatagctctctctctctctctctctctctcatatgcaCCCATACACATGCATTATTCAAGAGGATAAGTACTCTTCTCATGAAATGATCCTGAGCCAAAGAATGTGTCCATTATAAATACATCTGGCGTTTTTATTTTTGAACAATCCTAAGTCGATTTTTTTTTCGAAGCTTTAAAGTTTTCGACAACTCTtttttgaacaaaaaaaaaaaaaaaaaaagaggtggaTCTCGTTGGTACAAAGAGAATGTTGAAGGTGGAAAAAAGTAATATGAGGTGGAGAGAATAACATGAAATTGGAAAACTCCAGCTCAAGTGGagtttttttcttctaaaaaaaaaaaaaattctccttggggTGGTGGAGCCAATGTGGAAATCTTTAATTTCATGATTCTAGACTTTGAAACATTGCACCAACAAACATGCTATATCATGATAAAAGCATAAGTTCTAACATAAACAACATGTAAAATTATGAAAAGCCATGATTCTGTAGCACATGCGAATGCAGCCCTAAAAAGTTTTAAGCTCTTCTTCCTTGTCTTGGAGTTTGGGCTGTGGAGAATAATTCATGCAGTGGTGTTCTGAAACCAAGCCACCGGCCATCAAAGAATGGAATATTGCTAAAAGAACACTAAAAAACATCTTATTATGCGGTGAATAGATTGGTCATTAGATTGGAGGGGAATGTAGCTAACAGAGCTCATGAGCTGGTTTTTTATAAAGCGAACTCCTTTAAGAAAAACCAGCAAATGGGAAAGGAATGTTAAAGTGATAAGGGCATCTACTTTCTAATGGAATAGGCACTCCACAGAATATCAACCTATGAAAGGGTGCAATTTTAATGCGATGGTTGGTGTGCGCCACTGTCTCATTTTGAAGTTTAGAATAGTATGAAACATATGGAATGGCATATTCTAGCTCAAGCCTTAAAATAAGCATCTCCATCACCACCCCAAAccctatcaataattttttttttctttttttttgaaaagaagaagaagaagaagaagactgcaaAAATGGAAAAATAGTTTCATATCTATAGTGTCAACTAAATACATGAGATTAGAGTAATAAAAACAAGCCGAAAACAAATAAGGGGAAAGGCACTCCAAAAAAACCCCATCAAAAAGATCTCCAACTCCCACTCATTTCGCAGAAATGAGAGGATCTGTCTCCGAAGGAGCACTCTTGCCATCATCTTCAGTGCACAGAATCTCTTCCAAATTAGCTGGCTTCTTGCCATCTTGATAATTAGAAGCTGGAATAGCAATGCCATTGCCATTAGAATCATTAGTTATAGGAAGGGTAGCAGTAGAAGAAGAATTAGAAGCCTTTGTCAGCTCCTTAGCTCTCTCCACCTCCACCTTCCAATCCGTCATAATGAGCGCATACGCCATTAACGTCGCACATGATGCCTGCGCCGCAAGCAGTCCCAACCACAGGCCGGCGAAGCCCATGCCGGCGACGAACCCCATCAAAATGGCGACCGGCATCCCGACCAAGTAGAATGAGCCCAAATTAATATTAGCCCCAGTGGTCGGCCTTGCACTCCCTCTCAGCACACCGCAACCGGTCGTCTGCGGGCAGTTGCCGAGCTCGCAGAGTCCGGCGATTGGCAGGGCCACCGCGGTGAGCTCCAAAATATTCTCATCCTTGGTGAACAGCCTCCCCCACCGGTGCCTCATCGAGGTCGTGAACGCCATGGCCATTAGTCCGAGGACAAGTGCGCAGGCCAAGGACACAATTGTAGCTCTCGGGCATTGGCCGGCCGATTTGCTCCTAACTCATTTCCCACCCGGGTGGACACCCCAAGGCTGAGTGCCGAGGGGAAGACATAGACCAGGGCCGTCGTCTGGATCAGTATTCCCATGGATGCCACGGTGGCCTTGGGGTTCACCAACAGGCCGCACAGCATTATCATGAACTCGTACCACCACCATTCGAGGCACACCGAGACGCAGGTCGGCACGGCGAGCCTGAGCAGCGCCGACCACCCTTTGAGACAGTCGGCACTGGGGCTGACCCATGAGTCCCTGTAGACTCCAGAGACAAGTATGAAGAGAAGCAAGCAAAGGAAGAGATTCAGATTAGTCCAGACCATTGCCAAGGCCACACCAGCGATGCCCATTCTCAGGTGCACGACGAGGAGGTAGTTTAACGGGACGTGGAAGAAGACGGAGATGAAGGAGCAGTAGGTGACCGGCAAGGTTATATTCTGCGATCTGAGATAGATTCTAAGAGggtggaggaaggagaggaggatgaGGTCCGGGACAGCGAAGATGATGAAGGTGTGGGCGGTGGAGGAGATTTTCTCATCCTGGCCGCACCATAGCAGAATTCTCTTCATGTTGAGCCAAAGGAAGGAGATAGGAAGGGAagcagagaggaggaggagaatggTTCTTTGGAGGGTGAGGCCCAGGAGCTTGCGCTGCTTGGCACCATAGGCCTGCCCACATATGGGCTCCATGCCCATGGCAAGGCCTGCCAGGACCGAGTAGCCGGTGATGTTGGCGAAGCCGATGGAGAGGGAGCCACCTGCGAGCTCGAGATCACCAAGGTAGCCGAGGAAGAGCATCGAGATCATGGCACGAGAATAGAGGACCAGACCAGTTGCAGCTGTGGGGATCGATATCTTTCCTATAGCTCTCATTTCCTCTACCACCTGAACCCAATTCATATCAGCAGAGATCAGTTTCTCTCTGCTTCCAAGTAGAAGCTTCTTTCAGCTCTTAACATATATATAATAGAAGAGCGTAAGTTATAGGTATGCAGAAGGGGTTGGTTGGTTGGTTGCAGGTTACCTCGCGGAGAGTAGGCCATCTTTGGAGGTCCTCTTCCGAGTGTTCGTGCATTAAGAGGTTGGTCTTTCTGGTGGAGGAAGAGAGCGGAGCGGAGGGCGCGGTATTGCACATGCTGTTTGGTTTGCACGAGACTTGTGTTCTATCCCTCTTCCTGATCTTTTCTACTAGACTTGGATTCTCATGAGGGTTTTGGAGGCTTGGAGTTGTTTTGCTTTGGGGGGTGCCTTAATTTAGCTCCTGGTTTTGCACTGGGTGGACTGAGGATGCTTATATACAAGGTGGGGGAAGCACAGCCTAGGAGGTTCTTCCACACGTGTCAATTCTGCTTGAAGAATAGTAAATATCTTTTGTGACGAAGAACAGGTAAATTTCAAAGCACCTTGTGTGTTAAGccttgagctctctctctctctctctctctctctgcgcgcgcgcgtgcgtgcgtgcgtgcgtgtgtgtgtttgagagagagaggggggggggaatAAATATGATATGTAGGAATTGTGGGAAAAAAGAAGGAAGCAAACGATGTATGTGCTTCTTAACAAGGGGGTAGAACGGGAGGATCCTTATCTATAGAAATATATAATAAGCTGATTGGTCGGGCTGATGCCAGTGTCTTTTGGCCTATTCCTATGATAGGATCTTTACCACTTCACTTCTTTTCTCCTACTTTGTTTCTTACTCTCGACCATCCTTTTCTTTTACTCTATACTATTTCAAAATGCTATTTTATATGGGCGCAAACCAAGGAATAACCTTCTCTCAATTCCCCAAGTATTTGCGTTCTGGACACTGTAGCTTTGTGCTCGAACCGAATCGTGGAAAAAGGAATCCTCCATGCATGTGTCATGCAAATGCTCGGCAGCCCATGTTTTTCGGGCATCATCTGGTTGTCACTGAAAGGAGGTAATTCTGAGCTTTTAGTAACGTtgccttttccttctttctctgtaTCAGTTACTGTTATAGGAAAGGTCTCTCTGGCTTTTGCTAATTAAtgtttccttctcttttttctctggttctattattattattattatcaatatttCCTTGATATTTTTCTTCAAGGGATTTTACTTtgttttcttctttaaaaaaggaaaaaaattgcaAAAGTTGGTGCTCCATTAGCGGGGTTCTGTTGGAATATTTAGGCAACTAAGAGTCTCCAGTTCCCCCGTCTTTAATTAGTGGGATTTTTGCTAGGGCAGAGGGAGTGGGCCTCGTTGTTAGTTTTGATAGCACCTGCATTTGTTCCCTCTCCAACTTGCTCTAAAATGTTAATGCCCTCCCCAAAAAGAAGGCTTCTTGTGTCGAAGACGTGTGCCTCAAGCCCTCTTCATCTCCAAGGCTTCACATAATTTCCAAGGATCGTTCTAGTTTTTTGAAATTATCGAAACATCTGGGGTATATTTGGTTGGAGAGATTTGGACTCTTAAATAAGAATGGGAACAAATGACTTCCATTCGGACCGTTTAATCGGAgagttccattcttatttctagtTCGATTTCAAAGTAAAATGGAAATGCCCTAATTCCATCAGGAACCACATGTCTCGGGAAAATATGGATTCTCATTTTAATTCTGATTTCCATCAGGAACCAAATGTCTCAAGAAAATATAGATTCTCATTCATTCCACtctatttcgattttgatttggatttcaatTCTGATCACGAACTAAATATACCCTTAATGGGTCCTAGAGCTCCCAATCGAGCTTCTAGATAATGTCCTTGATACAACTTGTAAACACATTGGTTAGCAGGGCACCATACAGGACCTTCCCTGGGACATCAATCCTAATTAATACCACCATAGCATGCTTAATTGCAAAGCTAAAATAGGATCTGATGATCTAATCAACGTTCTTCTCTTGAAGGGCAGGGggagaatgggtgtaagtggaggATAACTGATAGTGTGATGCTACAACGCCCTGCTCCTATTCTCACTCACAATGTTCCCTTGCCGATGTGGCAAAGGAGCGTTGCTACAATTAACAAGGAGGTGGTCGAATCATGTTCTGCCACGTTTGCATCGGGAAGGAAGCGGGGAAACAATCGGAGAGTTGTGGCATTCATCCTAAGTGGTATAGTGGGGGGGAAGCAGTTGGAAGATAGGGAACACAGAGGACATACGTGCTCCAATAGAGACCACTTGTTCCTTGCATCCCTTTCCACAGCATGAAGAGCCTCTGCCTGCCCTTagaaggagggggggggggggggggggggggggggtcagCCTCCCACAAGAACAAGTTGGCGCACTGTTGAAAGATAACAGTGAGAGATAGagataaagaaagagagagagagagagaggcagccCCCCACCAGTACAACATGAACAAGTTGGCACACTCTCGTTCAGCTCTCACACAATGCACAGAGAGCGTTTGTCGCAGAGCAGGGTGAGCTGCTGCCGCCCAGGGATCAGCTGGTGAAACCCACGCACATGGCAGGAGGCACGTGTCTCTCCAGCTGTGGTTGGAGCGGTGGGGCTGAAACGGAGAGCCGAAGGCATGCGTTTGTTTATCGTTGCGTGTATTTTTATATATCGGCTATGCCATGCGCATGAATCCAAGTGGGTGGGCGCCTTAGGGTTGGCAGGCCACCTCCCTTGTCACTCTCTCCCACCCACTTTATCTCTCTTTGTTTAATATTTCTTCTTGTTGGGTTGCAATGGATCCGCTTCTTGGGCTATTCTAGAATTAGCCCAGCTTTCTAAAACCAGATAACGTATACGGTGGTCCAAAGCTAGATAACTGATGCACGACAGCTATCACGGGTGTCCACAACCTAGCCTGACAGGCCTATTTTGGGATTAAGGTCCAAACTAGATAAAGTATTTCCAAACCGATTCGGTCGTTCTTAGCCAAACCTGACCCCACCCTAAGCACCTTTTTCCAGGTGCAGCCTCAACTTGATCTGACTCGACCACATCCATGCACTAAAATTAGCATGCTTGAGTAGATAAGCCAGGATACAATGATGGTGTTGGAAACAAGTCTTGGTCATGACCTCGTGAGAGAAATAGCTAACGCACCCTTAACTGGTTTTAGATGGGGTAGGAGTCCGGTGGCCGGCATGGTTTCCGATCTCCGACTGGGTCTCAATATTGAAGGTTGAAGACATGATGAAGGCATTAACAACCTTTCAGCTTATATCCATGTAATCCTCATCTCTCATTCCTCCCCTCTCCCATCCTTGAGAACCATATTTTCTAGTTGTTCCTTCTCTACTTTTCGGACTGTCGTATATGTTTGATCGACAGCGAATTTGATGGGAAATCATCTTTTCAGCAAAAAGACAAGAGGGGACACTTTTTTTTGCTCATTGACTTGGGTCCAGCAGAACGGcaactcctttttcttctttcctcacaGGCAGGTGTCCAAAGATTAAACATTCGGAACAGCAGATGAGGGCCAGACTGGGCATTCGTCCTTCGATCATCTACAGATCATCCCAAAGTTTCATAATTTACACTCACACTGCATTAACTTTCACAGAAGAGAAACGAGTCCAGAAATTATTTTAACACACAACGTAACCGATTTTAAAATATCCTATCTTTGAGACTATAACCATCCATGTTGCTCCTTATCTGCATCACACATACTAAGTTTTAGcactaataatgataataatagcaATTAGCCATACCATCTATTGGAAAAGGGCATTGAGACTGGTACACGCTAAATATCTTTCTGCCTATTATCAGATTAGGAATGTGATGTTCTCAAAGCCCGTGCAATATGGATAGAATATATTCTCGGGATAGCTGTGCTTCTCCTGTAGAGTTCGATTGCGATTCCAGTCTATCCAACCCAAAATGAAAAAGAGGGGATTGCATTTCTGCCCAATTGTGGTCATCGGTGGACCTACCACCTGCTGGGGTGGTGCTCCCAATACCTGGCTACTGGTGACCACACCATAGTCCAAACATCATCTTGTAGCTGTGGCTCAGCACCGGTGGGCAGGCGAGGGCTCATTTCTTGAGGTAACTTTCAATTAATGAcatacatgtatgcatgcatgcatatctaTAGGAATGTCAGGAGCGCAATATGAATTAGAAAACACGGTATAGCCTGTTGGCACAGTATTCGCACTGGTCTCTTCAGGAAAATGTTCTTAAAGATGACCATGAGATCAAAGATTTGATCACTGTATAGCCAGGCCATTAGAATTAAGCCGTCCATGGAGATATATTATATAGTATGTGAAATAACTAAATGCTTTTAGTTCACGTCTAGATATTGTGTCATGAGTCGTGACAATGGAATGTGTTTCAATATCTATGAAGGTTGTCAACTATTGCAGATACTGATGTCGGTAGGTAACGGACGCCGTAGACCTGAAAGTGGTAGCGGTTGCAGAAGGAAAGCTTTAACATCACAGGTTCTCGCACCACGGCATGGGCATTCAAGgcaaccatttttttttttttttcagaacctTGTGATGGCCCCAAATCCAGGAATTTGTTCCAAGATGCTGATGCAAGAACAACTTGTGACAgcctaagaaaaaataaaagttcaCATCAACAGAAGCACAAAGCATGTCTCCATCAAAGCATTGATCAGCATATCCTCAACTTGTTGGCTACAATGTTCTCAATCCAAACATCCACAGAAGGCACCTTGTTGAGGACGTTATTCTGGCTCAGATGGACCATTCCATTAAGTCATCTGAGAAGAATCTGTCTGTGCTAATCTTCAGGCATAGAATGTGACCCATCATTTGGAGGTTGGGACGCTAAATTCTTTAAGGGTGAATAGTTTTGGAGATTctgtcatgaaaaaaaaaaaagtgcactGAATTGTTCTTTTGTGCATAGCTATAAATCGGTATTTCTAGAAAATGTTAATATTCCACCTTCTAGAAATTTTCCTATGTTGATGTGTAACATGACTTACTTCTGATGTCATCTATTGGAACCCTTGGATCCAACCAAAAGGCGTAATGCATATGTCTTCAAGTCTACGTAAAATCTCGCGCTCTGTCACATAGATGAGCATCTACCGAAGCAAAAAAAACTCCCAAGTACGGATTCGTGCCTATCTCATGTCTTTTATGGTGCAATTCTTGCAACTGGTTTTTAACCCACTACGATGGCCATGCATGAATTAGTGCAGGTGTCAATAAAGTCGAAGCTATACTGGCCCATTTTTTTGGTGTTTTACCAGGGAGTGTTTTTGGCACTTGTTAATAGCATCTCCTTTTGGGTTTtggaagataaaaaattttgtttCAGACATCGGTAATGCTTGTGAAACAATCAGAAAGCCGAGGGTTAAGGTGTACAAGACAGCTAAAAGAAGCAGAAATCATTGCAGAGTGACGGACAGGAAAGGAATAAGCAGCTTTATTCAACAAATGACACATATTATTTACATCTTTTCCCATGTGAAATGGTTATTAAATAACAGTATAGATTTCAAGAAGCATAATGACAAAAAGAATACAACAATATACTTATCTGCGACCCCTTGTCCTTGCAATTTGAGATCGAGGAAGACCAACAATTGCCAAAAGTCCACTGCCAAAAGCTGCAACTGCTGCTACAGCAAAGGCTGGTGAATTGCCACCTCCGAATAATTGATCCCATGGTCCACTTCCCAGAGACACAAGCACCTGATGTTTCACAATTCCCATCAGAAACAGTTAAAGGCAGGTAATACTCAATTAGTAAGCATGGTAACTGAACACTAGCTTCATTTTCCATTTCTATATCAAAAAGCTCTTGTATTTACATGCAGATGATGTGAAAGTTCTTTGGTAGGCCGGACAGTTGTTAACAGTTaccaaataaattggttgcagaGTTCAGCTTAGCAAGGCACCAGGTCTCATATCCTACCAATTTTGAATTTTGCTCCAGCAgagaaaatatatcatttattaaAGGCCTGATACTTCAAATATAAACTATGCAGTTCATGCGATATGGTTCTTCAATACTGAAAGTATGGTAGCATTCCTTGTCTATGGGAaccactcattcaatatttggatTTCCAAAACCAATAACTTCGTGCATTATTCATAAGTTCATTaagatttaaaaagaaaaagtacATCATCCTAAATCAGAAAGACAGATTGATgaaaatctagagaaaaaaaaaatctacatttTGTCcccaatttgataaaaaaatgaaaatacgACACAAAAAGCAAAATTTTTCCTGATAATCTCAACCAGTGAAATGTACTGTTTATAAAGATTAGTAAATTACAAACTTTTGCTGGAAACCCCATAAAAATCTATAACTGAAAGTAAAGCAAAGAAAGTATATTAGACGAAAGCGGAAGAAATTTGTTAcggaaagaaaaattaaaatatatttgttaTAATTTTCATCAAATGTGATTCTCCATCATATATACTTCCATTGTTAAGCCTAACTTGCATATAAGTATTCATAAATTTCCTAATATATTCAACATTCcagtttaatttattataatcaaCTTCCAGCAAAATTTTACCCATCCAACAACTTGAATTCTCAAGTTACCAAACAAGAAAACTTGAATTCTCATCATAAGTGGAAGCAAAGTTTAAGATTTCATTATTAGTTAAAGTTAAACTTTATGATGACACAACAAATGTAGACAaagagattaaataatttaaagtaGATTAAAGCAATTCCTTCTGTAGACTCGTGTTGGATTGACATAATGATATCGACGTGACATAGAAAAGAAACAACCCCAATTCTTATCTAAGCTTCTAGACCCTACACTGATCTATTGAAACATATGCTCCAGGAACTGAACAACATGTCACCTCACCACTCCGTTGTTCTCAGGAGAGCTCAACTTAAGACCCAATCTTGTAGGCATCTTTCTTAATAAAGATAAAAGCATAAACTGAACCGTAAGACTAATTCAAATGGTAGGTAAGGACAAAGGGCTATGAAATTGAAGAAATAGTAACTGTCTCATTATTTGAAACCAAGAAAATCTTAGACTCCCATTGATCATGAATTACCTGAGGCAGGTTACATAAGGATGAGTTTCTAAGACTGAACCTCATGACAAAGGGATTAATTATGGAACATTTGCCAAAAATCTTCACAAGTGGGAGATAGAAGACAGGTAAGAATGCACTTAGTTTGGAGGGCCAGACAGGACTAGTATAGCCAGGAAGATAGGGGCATTGTAAGTAGAGGAGGAGGATTTGGGCATGAATACATTAAAAGTAAATACGGAAGATGGATTATCTGGGTCTTGCAAAGTTTCAGAGAGAAGTGAACACGAGCTTGGAAGGATGGTTTATACTTGCTTATTCACTTAAATATGCACTATCTAAACAATGACACTACTACAGTTTGCTTAATAAAAGAATAACTCTGACAGGATTTTAAAGCTCCCTCTTTTTCATATGTGATGTGGGTTTTATCATGTATATATCCAAATTCGTTCAGTTAGTTTGGTTCTGGTGTGGTTGGTCCAGGATTAACTTGGTAAAAGTTCTGTACCTGGCCAGACCTACACTTGCTCAAATGGGAGAAAAAAACATTCACTCAACCAGTTTACCTTTTATGTGAGCCCACTACCCAATAGGCTAACATGACATATTTGCATCCCTACGTGCAAACTCAATAGGACAATCAATTCTAAGACACCAAAACAAACACTCTTCCAAATCTCCAGCTGAGGGAAACTAATTTCACCAAAAGCTATTCTTCAACTTCACCTTCCCCATCTCAATTTCTTTTCGGCAGTGTAAGTCTTGGAAGATTTGATCTTAGGTGGAAAGCAATTGATgtggaataaaaaataattgactCTAGAGAGCTTTTATATACTCAGAAGTCAGAACCTTTAGGTTAGATAATTTTTGAATAAGTTTTAATCTTGTTTTAAGTATTAGTGCATAAGAAACCTACTTTATgtatatgttggactgaaaaagtCAAGAAAATCATTTGAATCTAAATTTTTCGGTAGTTTAGGTGTCTTTCTATATAGGGATGAGTGGAAAACCTGAATTCCTTCTTCCCTGTTTCTTACAGCAGAAAGCAAGGTCATTTCTTGATCCAGATTCTAGCAGATTCTAA
This genomic window from Elaeis guineensis isolate ETL-2024a chromosome 13, EG11, whole genome shotgun sequence contains:
- the LOC105055918 gene encoding LOW QUALITY PROTEIN: protein DETOXIFICATION 48-like (The sequence of the model RefSeq protein was modified relative to this genomic sequence to represent the inferred CDS: inserted 1 base in 1 codon), with the protein product MCNTAPSAPLSSSTRKTNLLMHEHSEEDLQRWPTLREVVEEMRAIGKISIPTAATGLVLYSRAMISMLFLGYLGDLELAGGSLSIGFANITGYSVLAGLAMGMEPICGQAYGAKQRKLLGLTLQRTILLLLSASLPISFLWLNMKRILLWCGQDEKISSTAHTFIIFAVPDLILLSFLHPLRIYLRSQNITLPVTYCSFISVFFHVPLNYLLVVHLRMGIAGVALAMVWTNLNLFLCLLLFILVSGVYRDSWVSPSADCLKGWSALLRLAVPTCVSVCLEWWWYEFMIMLCGLLVNPKATVASMGILIQTTALVYVFPSALSLGVSTRVGNELGANRPANARXATIVSLACALVLGLMAMAFTTSMRHRWGRLFTKDENILELTAVALPIAGLCELGNCPQTTGCGVLRGSARPTTGANINLGSFYLVGMPVAILMGFVAGMGFAGLWLGLLAAQASCATLMAYALIMTDWKVEVERAKELTKASNSSSTATLPITNDSNGNGIAIPASNYQDGKKPANLEEILCTEDDGKSAPSETDPLISAK